In Geotalea uraniireducens, the genomic window CAGTCCGAGATAGAACGACTGGCCGAGCGCCACGAAGGCCAGCGGGGTCAGGGTGAAGGAGAGGAGTGCCACCAGCACGTACCAGAAGCTTTTGCCGCTTTTGCGGATCATCGTCAGGTCCAGCTCCATCCCGGCGATGAACATCAGATAGATGAAGCCCATCTCCTTGAGCAGCAGGAACCACTCCGGCCGCTGCCTGACGAACAGGTTGAAGAGGACGATCCCGTAGACGATCTCCAGGGCCGCTCCCGGCAGGCGGAAGCGTCGGCCGAGGAACGGGATGAGCATCGCTCCCAGCATGACAACGAAGAAGGAAATCTGGCTTTCGAGCATGGGTTCCTGAACCGGCGGGCACGGCAGTGGCCGTCCCGCGTCAGATGGTCGTTTCGGCGCCGGGAATCAGCAGGGTCGAGACCGGCGACCGACGAACCAGATGCCAGCTGACGTCCGGCCGGAACACCCGGCGCAAGAAGTCGGTCAGCCGCCATTCGCCGGTGCTCGCCACCAGGAGGTCATACTCCCGCAGCGCCGCCGCAAGGGCATGGATCGGATTGCCGGCCGCCACCCGGGTGGCGATATTCTGCTTGTAGATCAACCCCAGGTCGGGGACGGTCTTTTTCATCCGCTCGATTTCCGCCACCTCGTCCTCGGTGGCGATATAGGGGAGGAGCGTCGGGAAGAGCGCCGTCACCTCGAAGGGGAGGGTCGAGGATATCTCCAGGGCCGTCTCCAGGGCATGCTGCAGACTGGAATCGCTGATGCACGGGACTGCCGCCCGGTTGTAGGGGAACGTCCCCCGGGCCAGAAGAACCGGACAGCCGGCCTCCCGGGTCAGGGCGAGCATCAGGTTCTTTTCCGCCCGTTCGCTGACAAAGGAGAAGAAGCTGCCAATGGTGCCGGGATGGGCGAGCATCACCAGCCCCGGCCGGTAGGAAAAGCGCTTGAGGGAGGTGGCAAGGGCATCCGCCGGCACCAGGACGCTCTCGAAGGTTTCCGCTTTCGTGGCGCCGCTCACCGCGCCCTGCAGCCGCTCGGCCAGGGCCGCGGCGGCCGGCTGATGGACGATGATGGTGCGGGCCAGGGGGAAGGCCTTCAGCAGATAGGCGGCCTCGTCGAGATAGGCCTGGTTTTCCCTCCCCTGGAGGAAGACGAAGAAGGTGTCGCCGTACTCCAGCGGGAACGCCTCGAAACGGAACGAGAGGATCTCGGCGATGGTCACCAGGGCCTGGGGGTCGCCGAGGATGATCACCCGGTCCCGGGGCTTGAGGGTCGTCTCGCCGGTGGGGACGATGATGTTTCCTTCGCGATAGATCAGCCCGACCCGCCAGCGGCGCGGCCGGAGATAGGCCAGGGGCTTGTTGGTCAGCCGCGAATAGGGATGGACCTCGACTTCGAGAATCTCGTTCTTGCCGACGCCGATCCCGTGAACCGTCTTGGTCTTGAGTTCGAGCCGGTTGCGCAGCCCGGTGGCGCTGACGGCGAAGATGCTCTCCACCTCGGCACCGTATTTTTCCAGCTCGGCGATCCCCTTCTGGGTGATGCCGAGGGCGATGACCCGCTGCACCCGGAAGTGGGCGGCAATCAGCCGGGCGACCTCGACATTGACCCGCTCGACGGTGGTCGAGATGACCACCGTATCGGCTTCGCCGATGGCCGCTTCCTCCAGGACGAGCCGGCTGGTGGCGTCGCCCCGGATCGTCACCGCACTACTCCCCCGCTGCTGCCGGACCAGCGCCAGGTTCTCCTCGTTCTGGTCGATGCAGACCAACAGGACATCCCGCGACAGCATCGACACCAGCGGCAACCCGACGTTCCCCACCCCGACCAGGACAAATCTCGGCTGCATCGTTTCCCCATTCGTCGCAACCAGGCTTCGGCCGCGGCACCTTGAATCCGTTCCCTGGCAATCATAGCAGGTTTGGGCCGAGGGGGAAACCCGCTTGACCGGTAAACGCCCTGCGCCGTTGCCGGCTTCGCCGCCGGCGCCGCGCCCGGACGGAGAAATTACCCGATTCTTTCCCTTGACTTCCGCCCCTCGCCTGCTAGTTTAGTAGCTATTAATCTTTCCCCCAAATGCATCCGCAACAGCCTGGATTCTGCCAAGGAGGTCACCATGAAACCAACGTTCCGCCTCTCCGCCGCCCTGCTGGCGGCCCTGCTTCTCGTCCTCGCCGGCGCGGCAATGGCGGCATCGCCCGTCTTCGACGTCGATCGCACTTTCTACCCCTACTACCCATCGCTCATCAAATGGGACAAATCGACCATCCCCTTCAACGCCCCGGAGGTCTGCGGCTCCTGCCACCCCCAGCAGTTCAAGGAATGGAACGGCTCGGTGCACAGCCTCGCCTTCAAGGACCCGGTCTACCAGGGCGAGCTGAACAAAGGGGTCAAGGCGGTCGGTCATGATATCGCCCGGCAGTGCGAAGGGTGCCACTCGCCGATCGGCGTGGTCACCGGGGCGGTCAAGGGACCGGGGCTCGCCAACCTGCCCGCCACCGCGCTGAACGGCGTCTCCTGCGACGTCTGCCACTCGGTCAGCGGCGTCACCCACTGGCAGACGCCGTCCCACGAACCGGAAAACGGCTCCTTCATCCTCTCCCCAGGCGTCGAAGACCCGAATAACGGCCAGACCCTGATCAAGCGCGGACCGTTCAAACCCTCGGAGGAGTGCGGCGGCGGCTTCCATGAATGCCGGGAATCGTCGCTCCACCTCCGGGCCGACCTCTGCGCCTCCTGCCACCAGGTTTACCACTACGAGGCCCACTTCCCGCTCGAAGCGACCTACCTCGAATGGAAACACGGCCCCTACGCCCAGCAGGCGATCCTCTGCCAGGACTGCCACATGGTCGACATCGCCACCTTCAAACGCTCTGCCGACACCTTCCGGAAACCGGAGCGGCAGGAGTACCGGCACGTCTTCAACGGGGCCAACTACCTGCTCTCCTACCTGGCCGCCGGCGCGGCGAAGAAAAACGGCGAGGAGGAACTGGCTGCCAACCTGATGAAACAGTACGAGATGGAGGTGGAACGGCTCAAAGCGGCGGCGGCGCTGGAACTGAGCCCGGTCTACCGGGGCGGCCGGCTGGTCGAGCTCAAGGTGCGGGTAAAGAACATCCGGGCCGGGCACAACCTCCCCACCTCGCTGACCAACGTGCGGCAGATGTGGCTCGAACTGACCGCCAAAGACGAAACCGGCACGGTGATCATGAGCAGCGGTACCATCAACCCCGACGGTTCGCTGCCGGAAAACAGCCGGCTGTTCAACTCCGACGGCATGGGTAACGATTTCCATTTTTCGGTGGACCCGTGGGTGATTACCGCCTTCTCCCGGCACGACACCATCCCGCCCCGCGGTTACAAGGACGTTTATTTCGGCGTCGCCGCCCCGGCGGCAGCAAAGAAGATTGTCGTTACCGCCAAGCTCCGTTTCCGCCAGGCCGAGCAGCACGTTGCCGAAGAACTGCTCAAGGCGGTGCCGAAAGATATCGATCTGGAGCAGCTTTACGGATTGCGAGCCGTGCCGCCGCTGCCGGTCGTCGATATGGCGGTCCAGGAGACGACGATTGCCACCTCCCTCTGATCTCCCGCGCAACAACGGGTGCCTCCGGCCGCTGGCAGCGGCGGGGCACCCGTCCCCCCACCATGATGAAAAATTATTTATTATTTGCCAATTTCGGCCGACATATTGCTATGATCCACGGTGATGTGGGCAACGGCGGCAATTTGTCAATTTCACGACATGACCCTTTGCCGACAACTGGCGACAAATAAAGGATTTCACTTTAATTTGCCAATTCCAATCCACCGCCGCACCGCCCACACCATGTCGAGATTATGACACTCCATATCGACCGGAGATCGTGACATGTTTCCATCGCACCCCTCCTGCCCCGGCCCCGAACAGCCGGCAGCCGCGGTAAATCCCCTCGACCGGCCCGCCGCCATCGCCCCGGCACAGCTCCACGAGACCCTGTTCGACGTTGCTCACGTAATACTGGTGGTCATTGGCGCCGACCAGCGGGTCGTCACGATCAACCGCACAGGCTGCACGGTCCTCGGCCGCCCGGCAACGGAGGTCATCGGCCGCAACTGGTTTGAAACGTTCATCCCCGCCGCCAGCCGCGAGACGGAACGTGAAGCATTCACGACCCTTGTGACAAGCGGGCACGGACATTATCCGGACCGCGAATATCCGGTCATCGTCGCCGACGGGACGGAACGGCACATTGCCTGGCGCCAGCAGCCCTTCCGCGGGCCAGCCGGGACCATCGAAGCCCTCTGCCTTTCCGGGGAAGACCTTACCGAGCGGCGCCGGGGCGCAGCGGCGCTGCAGCTGGCGGAAACGAAATACCGGATCATCGCCGACAACACCACCGACTGGGAATTCTGGCTCGCGCCGGATGGCCGTGTTATCTACAATTCGCCGTCCTGCCTGCAGCATACCGGCTATCCGGCAGCCGCCTTTGAAGAAGACCCCCAGCTTTTTGCAACCATCATCCACCCCGCCGACCGCCAACGATTTGCCGAACACCGTCATCACGCCGGCCAGGCCCTACCCGCCGAGGGGGTCGAATTCCGGATCGTCAGGGCCGACGGAGAACTTCGCTGGCTCAACCATTCCTGCCGGCCAGTGCACGACGACAGCGGCACCTTCCTCGGCAGCTGCGGCAGCAACCGCGATATCACCCACAGCAAGGAGGCAGAGGAAAGACTGCGACAACGGGCCGAGATGATGAACTCGCTGATGAACGCCATCACCGAATCGGTATTCCTCATTACCCCGGGCGGCACGATCCTGGAACTGAACGAGGCGGCGGCGAGCCGATTGCGGGGGACGCGGGAATCGCTGCGCGGCAAGATCATCTACGACCAGTTCCCGGCAACGCTGGCGGAAAGCCGCAAAGCGAAAATCGACCAGATCGTTGCCACCGGCAAGCCGCTCCGTTTCGAAGATGTCCGCAGGGGAAGAGGTTTCGACATCTCCGGTTTTCCGGTCTGCGACGAGCAGGGAACGGTGGTGGCAGTGGCCGTCTGCGCCTTCGACATCACCGAGCGCACCGAGGCGGCCAGTGCGGTCCGCGAGGCGGAGGAGCGGTACCGGACGCTGTTCGAGCAGTCGCCGGACGGCGTGCTGATCATTGATCCGGAAACGACCCTGCCGCTGGTTTTCAATGAAACCGCCCACCGGCAGCTCGGTTACTGTCGGACGGAGTTTGCCCGGCTGTCCATCGCCGACTACGATGTCTCCGCCGTCCCGGGCGACGGCCGGGAACGGCTCGACGCCATCACCCGTCACGGCCGCAACGACTACGAAACCCTGCATCGCACCAAAGAAGGAGAGCTGCGCAACGTCCTGGCCACCGCCCAACCGATCGAAATCGGCGGCGAAACCTATTTCCACTGCATCTTCCGCGACATCACCGAACTGCGCCGGGCACAGGAAGACATCTCGCTCAAGGCACGGCTCCTCGACGCGGTCAACGATTCGCTCTTCCTGGTCGACCAGCAGGGAAAGATTCTCTACGCCAACGAGGTCGCCTGCAAATCGCGCGGCTACCGCCGGGAAGAGCTGCTTGCCCTTCCCTTCGACCGGCTCGACACCCCCGAATACGCCTCCCGGGTTGCGGAGACGATCGCCCGGCTGCCTGATAGCAAACGGGCAATCTTCGAGAGCATCCATCTCAGCAAGGACCGCTCGGCCATCCCGGTCGAAGTCCATGCCAGCATCATCGAGATCGGCGGCCGGTCGCTGATTCTCAGCCTGGTACGCGACATCACCGAACGGAAGCGGACCGAAGACGCGCTCCTGGCCGCTCTGCAACTGAACCAGGACATGGGACGTTTCAGCCGTGACGAATTGACCGGCATCGCCTTGGAAGAGGGGATCCGACTCACCGGCAGCGCCATCGGCTTCCTCCATTTCATCGATCCGGGACAACAGACAATTTCCCTGCACGCCTGGTCCCGGGAGACCTCGGCGACCTGTACGGTCAGCGACGTGCAAGGCCACTGCCTGATCGAAGAGGCCGGCATCTGGGTCGACTGCATCCGCAAACGCCGGCCGGTAATGCACAACAGTTTTGCCAAACCGCTCCGGCTGCCCGAAGGGCACGTTCCGCTACGCCGCGACCTGGCGGTACCGGTCTTCGACGACCAGGAGCGGATCGTCGCAGTGATGGGGGTCGGCAACAAGGCTGAGCCCTACACCGAATTCGACATGACCCAGCTGTCACTGCTCGCCGAAACGATGTGGAACGTAATCAAGCTGAAGGACCTCTTGGAAGAGCTCAAGGTGGCCGAGGAAGAAGCCGTCTCCGCCAGCCGGGCCAAGAGCGACTTCCTGGCGAACGTCAGCCACGAGATCCGCACGCCGATGAACGCCATTATCGGCATGACCCACCTGGCGCTGCAGACCAAGCTGACCGACCGGCAGCGCGACTACCTGGAAAAGATTCACCTTTCCGCCGGCTCGCTGCTCGGCATCATCAACGACATCCTCGACATCTCCAAGATCGAGGCGGGCAAGATGGAGATGGAAGCGATCAGCTTCAACATCGAGGACGTGCTCGACAACCTGGCGACGATCATCGGCGTCAAGGCATACGAAAAGGGGATCGAACTTCTTTTCGCCACCGACGCCGACCTCCCGCTCACCATGGTCGGCGACCCCCTGCGGCTGGGCCAGGTGCTGATCAACCTGGCAAACAACGCCGTCAAGTTTACCGAACGGGGCGAAGTCGTCATCTCCTCGGAACTGGTGGCGCAGGATCAGCGGCGGAACGAGGTAACGGTCCGCTTCAGCGTCAAGGATACCGGGATCGGCATGACGCCGGAACAGATCGGCAAGCTGTTCCAGGCCTTCAGCCAGGCCGACAGCTCGTCGACCCGCAAATATGGCGGGACCGGCCTCGGTTTGAGCATCAGCCGCCAACTGGTGGAATTGATGGGCGGAGAAATCCTGGTGGAGAGCACCCCCGGCCAGGGGAGCACCTTCTCCTTCACCGTCCGCCTCGGCTGCCGCCGTGAGCCGGCCGGCCGGGCACCCCGGACACCGCTCAAGGGGTTGCGGGTGCTGGTGGTCGACGACAATGCCACTTCCCGCGACATTCTCCGGGCCAACCTGGAATCGTTCTCTTTCGGGGTCACCACCGTCGGCAGCGGCGTGGCGGCGCTGGGGGAACTGGAACGGGCTGCTGCCGCCGACGCCCCTCCTTACGACCTGGTGCTGGTCGACTGGAAGATGCCCGGTCTCGACGGCATCGAAACGGCCCGCCGGATCAAGGAGAACCGGCGGCTCACCAATATCCCGACGGTGATCATGGTGACCGCCTACGGCCGCGACGAAGTGCTCCGCAATGCCCGGGAAGCGGGGCTCGATGCCGCGCTGACCAAGCCGGTCAAGGCATCGGTGCTGCTCGACACCATTGCCAACCTTTACGAACGGGAGATGATCGGCGCGGCGCAGGCATTCCCCGCCAGCCGGCCAAACCGGCATGCCGGGCTGCGGCTGGCCGGCATCCGGGTGCTCTTGGCCGAGGACAATGCCATCAACCAGGAGGTCGCCCGGGAAATCCTCAAACAGGCCGGGGCGATCGTCGATATCGCCGCCAACGGCGTTGAGGCGGCCCAGATGGCGTTACAGGCATCGCCCCGTCACCATGCGGTGCTGATGGACCTGCAGATGCCGCTGATGGACGGTTACGAGGTAACGCGGCAAATCCGCGACACCTACAGCGCCACGGAGCTGCCGATCATCGCCCTGACCGCTCACGCCATGGCCGAAGAGCGGGAACGCTGCCTAGCGGCGGGGATGAATGACCATCTGTCGAAACCGATCGATCCGACACAGCTTCTCTCGACCTTGGAACGGTGGACACCGCAGGCGTCGCGCAAGAACGTCCGTCGCCTGCCCCCGGACAAGGGGGGAGCGACCGGCGGCAAAATTCCCCGCGATCTGCCGGGGCTCGGCATCGAGGCCGCGCTGGGTAAACTGGGCGGCAACGAGAAGCTGCTCCGCAAGCTGCTGCTCGATTTCCGAGATACTTACCAGGGGGTCGTCCACGAAATCAGGGGGGCACTGGCCAAACGGGACAGCGCCCTGGCGAGCCGGCTAACCCACACTGTGAAAGGGGTTGCGGGCAACATCTGCGCCACCGGCATCTACGAAGCGACCCAGAAACTGGAGCGGGCCATTGCCGGCGGCGATGAAGCCGCGTTTACCCGGCTGCTCGGCGAACTGGAGCAGGCACTGTTGCCGGTGCTGGTGTCGATCGGCCGACTCAAGAAAGAGCAGCGTAACGAACAGCTCCGCGGAGATACGGCGCCGGATGGCGGCGAGCAGGCCGACCCCGCCGGGCTGCGCCCCCTCTGCGTCACTTTCCGGCAGCTGCTCAGCAAGAACAACCTGAAGGCGCGGAAACAACTCGAACTGATCGTTGCCCATCCCGCAGCCGGGACATTCCGGGCGGAACTCAACGCCATCGAGGAGTGTCTGGGAAAACTGGACTTCAAGGGGGCGCTCCAGTCGTACGGCACCATCGCCCGGGTGCTGGACATACCGCTGGATTAACGGGAGAGAACACCATGGAACGGGGAAAGCAGACCATTCTGATTGTCGACGATACGCCGCAGAATATCGAGATCCTCAACGAAGTTCTCGGCGACGACTATGAAATACTCTGTGCGACCGATGGCAGGGAAGGACTGGAACTGGCGCAGGCGGAACAACCGGATTTGATCCTGCTCGACGTAATGATGCCGGAAATGGACGGTTACGAACTCTGCCGGCAGTTGAAGGAAGAGCCGCGAACCCGGGCCATTCCGGTGATCTTCATCACCGCCATGAGCCAGGAGGACGACGAGGCGAAGGGACTGGAAATCGGCGCCATCGACTATCTCACCAAACCGATCAGCCCGCCGATCGTCCGGGCCCGGATCAGGAACCATCTGGAGCTGAAACGCCACCGGGACATCCTGGAGAGTATCTCCCACATCGACGGCCTGACCGGGATCGCCAACCGGCGACAGTTCGACAAGATCCTCGACCAGGAATGGCGTCGGGCGGTCCGGACCCGAACGCCGATTTCGCTGGTGATGATGGATATCGACTGTTTCAAGGAGTTCAACGACTGCTACGGCCACCTGGCCGGCGATGACTGCCTGAAGAGTATTGCCGGCGCCTTCGGGACGGTCCTCAACCGGCCGGGCGACCTGGTCGCCCGCTATGGCGGCGAGGAGTTCGCCTGCATCCTCCCCGAAACCGATGCCTTCGGCGCCAGGCAGGTGGCCGAACGGCTCCAGGCGGCAGTCCTAGGCCTCTGCACTCCCCACCGCCGTTCGGCCGTGGCGGACCAGGTAACGATCAGCATCGGCGTCGCCACGATGATCCCGGCCGCCGCCAGCCAGCCCGACCAGTTGATCGCCGAGGCGGACCGCCATCTCTATCTGGCCAAGAAGGGGGGGCGGAACCGGATCTGCAGCCTCGCCTGAGGCCCGGAAGGAAACTAGATGGTGCACATCACCCGGCGGACGAGATACTCGCCGCCGATCACCAGGTACTCCCCCTCCCCCTTGAGGATACTGTTGGGGAGCAGGTCGTTGAAGAAGAAGATTTTGACCAGCGGCGCCCGAATCTCCCAGACAGTGGAGCCGAACTCCCAGGCCCGTTCCTCGACGGAAGTGAACGATACCAGATTGTTGAAGCGGATGATCTTCTCCCGCTTGCCGACAACCTCGACGACGGCATAATCGTCGGCATCGCAGGTGCCGCGATAGAGGGTCACCCACCGTTCGCCCGGGAAGCGGCGATCCAACTCGTACTGGCAGTATTCGTAGAGCAGGTCGAGCTGGGAGTTGATGGCATTAGTCCGCTCGCTCCCCTTCATCCGGTCGACCGCATAGCCAAAGTAGGCTTCCGACTGGACATCGCCGATCGGCGCCTTGTGGAAGGTCGGATGGATGCCGATCCGGCTTTCGACCCACCCCTTGAGTACTGCCCCCTCTACCGAGTTGGCATCCATCATCCAGCCGCGGAGAAAACGGAGATAGCTGTTTTTCAGGCTCTTGCGCGCCTTGTCGGTATGCTGGTCCTGCCAGTGGTGGAGCTGGAACTTGACGGACATGTAGTCGTTGAAGACGCACCCCCGCTCGTCCGCCGAATCGATAGTGTCGAGTTTGGCGAAGAGGAAGCGGTTGGCGCTGCGCACCCCCTGTAGTTCCAGCGGTTGGGGATTGTCGTTGAAATGGCGCGAGGCGATGATCCAGGGGGGGACATTGCAGTGATTGAAGGAACTCTGCATCGGCACATCACCTCGTTGTGAAGGGATCCTCCGGGCAGCGGGCGCCCGTGGTCGGCAGCGGGGCTAAAGGATTTTCGCCAGCTCCGCCAGCGTCGTCTTGATCGGGCCACCGGCAACAAAGGCATCGAGGCCGTGCCGTTCCAGTTCCTGCTGCGGCGTCTGGCCAATCTGGGCACAGACCACCGCCCGGCAGCCGGCCAGGGCGTCAATGATCGCCCGCAGCACATGGCTGCGGGTTGGATGATCCGGATCGTAGGAGCAGTAACGCTCCACCGTCTTTTCATCCACCAGTTTCACTTCGCCGGCATCGAGTTCGTAAATCAGAAACCGTTCCGCATGCCCGAAGTGCTGATTGATCTCTTTTCCATCCTTGGAAGCTACGGCGATGAGCATGGGTACCTCCTGACAGGGCACATCCTGGTGCCCGGAGAGGGGGCGGGCAGATGCCCCGCCCCCGTGCGGCCAACTACCACGCTGTTACAGCTCCACCGGGGCGAAGCTGAAGCATTTCTTCGAGCAGGTCCGGCCGCAGGCCTGACAGCCGATGCAATTGCCGGGATTGGCGACCTTCATGAACATCTTTGCCGAATCGTCCTCGTCCAGTTCCTCATAGGCGAGCACGTCATGAACGCAGACCTTGTAGCAACGGCCGCAACCGATGCAGGTCTCCTCGTCGATGGAAACGATGAACTGGGGGGTATACTCCGTCTTGTTTCTTCTTAGTCCGGTGATGTAAGCCATCTTTCTCTCCTCCGTCGTGTTGTTGGGCTGTCGGGACGGGCCGTCCCGACAAGCGGAATGCTATTCTTCGTCAAAAGGGGTTGCCGTCCCCTTGTTCATCGCCTTGCGGAGCCACGGCGGCGGATTCCCCTTCAGGACTTCCTGGAGCCGTTCCACCGTCTCCTTAAGGCTGACCTCGGTAGTGGTTTTCATCGGGTGAATCTTGTGAGCGACCAGTTTGGCCGCCGCCGGACCGCCGATCTGCATGGTATAGACGATGGCGCAGTCGGACAGGGCTTTGGCGCGGGCGGAGATCTTGTCTTCCTCGTCGAGGCCATGTTCGCCGACCTCCAGCGTTTCGAGGAAATGGGCCTCCTCGGGCCCCACTTCCCAGACCTGGAAACTTTTCGCCATCCCGAAATGCTGATCAATCATTTCGCCGGTCGAGCTGGTAAACGCTATCTTCATCTGAGCACTCCTTCTCGTTTTGTCTTTCCCGGGAGCGACGATTTTTCGTCCTGTCAGGGCTGTCGGGGAAATACGCGGCGGCAGAGCAGCGCTCCGGCACACACGCAATCCCGAAGACTTGCGCCGACAGGGCAGAAAAGCGGGCTCACCTAGTTATGCGCCAGTTTCTGCGCCTCCTTGGCATTCGCCTGGAAGATATTCGCCGTTTCGAACAGCAGGTTCATCGTTCCCCGGTAGCCAACCCACATCTTCTGATGGGAGCCGAGCCGGTCGAAAACCGGCAAGCCGGCCCGGAGGTGGGCGAGCCCCCCCAGTTTCGCCGCCGCCTGGCGACCGTTGGAATTGGCGACCAGCAGGTCGGAACCGACCGCCGCCGTCTCCAGGTCCTCCAGGTCGCCGACGAAGACTTCGTCCGCCGGCAGGGCGTCGAGCCCCCGCACCCGGGTCGCGGCGATCGCCGCCTGGATCCGACACCCCATCCCGGCGAGGAAATTGGTCAGCACCTTCAGGTTGTCCGCCTCCAGGGCAAGCGTGACCCGCTTGGTGCCGAACTGGTAATGGGAATCGACCATCGCATCCATCAACCGGCTCCGCCAGCGGCGGAATTTGTCGGGGACCGGCCGGCCGGCGATGGCAGCGAGGGTCTCCATGAACTGGTCAACTTCGGCCAGGCCGGTGATCGAGGTAAAGCCGTAACAGGGGATGCCGAACCGCTCGGTCAACGCCTGCCCCGCCTTGGCCAGCGAATCGCCCAGATAGAGGACCGCCTGGCTTCGCCCCGCCTGGCGGATGCGCGCCAGCGAGACCCCGCCGGTGGAGAGCGGCGATACCGTGTCGTCGATATGGCCGTCGAGGGCGTTGGCGATGTCGGGGACAATGATCGGGTCGAGGCCGAAGGCTTCGCAGATTTCCCGCACCTCTTCCACGTCGGCCGGCGTCAGGTGCGCACCGGGAAGAATCGCCACCTGGCCGGGGATCGTCTCCCCCCCCTCGGGGATCGTCCGGACGATCGCCTCCACCGCCGCCGCATACCCTTCCTGCATCGAACCGCAATAGTCGGGGGTCGAGGCCCAGATCACCGGCACCTGGCCGTACTCGGGATTTTCCAGGCGGAAGTGGACGATGGCGCTCCGCACATCATCGCCCATGGTTTCGGTCAGTCCGGAAGTCATCACCCCGACCACCTCGGGAGTGAACTTCTCGATCACCCGTTTGATCCCTTTTTTCAGGTTCTCCCACCCGCCGAAGATCGCCGTGTCCTCGCTCATGCTCGTCGAATTGAGGGCGATTGGCTCCTTGAAGTGGCGGGAGAGCTGCAGCCGGATGAAGGTCGAGCACCCCTGGGCACCGTGGAGGAGGCCGAGCATCTGGTCGATCCCCAGGTAAGCCAGGGTGGCGCCAAGCGCCGGCGAGTTTTTCTGCGGGTTGACCGTGGCATTCTTCGTCGGCACCTTGACCCGCGAATCCTTCAGCTCGGCAGTCAGGTACGTTTCGGCATGACGGGCCGCCCGGGCGACCGCATCGGCCAGTTCATCCTCACCCTTCTCCCACGGCGCCTTGCCGTTCAACACCGGCCAGATCGGGTTGTTCACCGTCAGGTCGAGCTGCTTGGCGAAGGTGACCATCCCCTCGTAACCGGCATAGGGATGGGATCGCCCGTGATTGATATCGAGGAATGGCGTCTTGGTCTTCAGGGCAAGGAACTTGGTCTTGCCGCCGGCGACGATCAGGTCGGGCATCTTCTCGTACATGATCTGCAGCAGACCGGCGCTGGAGGTATCCTCGATGATCCGGGCATCCTGATGCATCAGCGCCTTCATCCGGTAAAAATCTTCCAGGGTCGAATTCTGGGTGCCGGCGGCGAGGATTTCCACCCCCAGCTCCCGCAAGGCATTGACCATCGACCAGGTCTTCACCCCGCCGGTAAAGAGCACCGACCGCTTCCCTTCCAGCCGCGCCCGATAGGGCGCGATCCGTTCCCGGCACTTCGCCTCTTCCTCTTCGAGGAGCCTCTCCACCCGCTCCTGCATCGTCCGCTTCTCCAGGCCGCCCACCGCGTTATCCAGCTCCCGGGCGATATCGCGCA contains:
- a CDS encoding NAD-binding protein, encoding MQPRFVLVGVGNVGLPLVSMLSRDVLLVCIDQNEENLALVRQQRGSSAVTIRGDATSRLVLEEAAIGEADTVVISTTVERVNVEVARLIAAHFRVQRVIALGITQKGIAELEKYGAEVESIFAVSATGLRNRLELKTKTVHGIGVGKNEILEVEVHPYSRLTNKPLAYLRPRRWRVGLIYREGNIIVPTGETTLKPRDRVIILGDPQALVTIAEILSFRFEAFPLEYGDTFFVFLQGRENQAYLDEAAYLLKAFPLARTIIVHQPAAAALAERLQGAVSGATKAETFESVLVPADALATSLKRFSYRPGLVMLAHPGTIGSFFSFVSERAEKNLMLALTREAGCPVLLARGTFPYNRAAVPCISDSSLQHALETALEISSTLPFEVTALFPTLLPYIATEDEVAEIERMKKTVPDLGLIYKQNIATRVAAGNPIHALAAALREYDLLVASTGEWRLTDFLRRVFRPDVSWHLVRRSPVSTLLIPGAETTI
- a CDS encoding cytochrome c family protein, whose amino-acid sequence is MKPTFRLSAALLAALLLVLAGAAMAASPVFDVDRTFYPYYPSLIKWDKSTIPFNAPEVCGSCHPQQFKEWNGSVHSLAFKDPVYQGELNKGVKAVGHDIARQCEGCHSPIGVVTGAVKGPGLANLPATALNGVSCDVCHSVSGVTHWQTPSHEPENGSFILSPGVEDPNNGQTLIKRGPFKPSEECGGGFHECRESSLHLRADLCASCHQVYHYEAHFPLEATYLEWKHGPYAQQAILCQDCHMVDIATFKRSADTFRKPERQEYRHVFNGANYLLSYLAAGAAKKNGEEELAANLMKQYEMEVERLKAAAALELSPVYRGGRLVELKVRVKNIRAGHNLPTSLTNVRQMWLELTAKDETGTVIMSSGTINPDGSLPENSRLFNSDGMGNDFHFSVDPWVITAFSRHDTIPPRGYKDVYFGVAAPAAAKKIVVTAKLRFRQAEQHVAEELLKAVPKDIDLEQLYGLRAVPPLPVVDMAVQETTIATSL